The Clostridium botulinum BKT015925 genome includes the window AAGTATATGATAAAGCCTTATTTCACGTATGAATACAAGCCTACAACAGAGTTGTTTGATGAAATGAGAAAAAATAGAGTAGCTATGACAATTGTATTAGATGAATACGGTGGTACAGCAGGCATGGTTACTATGGAAGATTTAGTTGAAGAGATAGTAGGAGATATAGAAGATGAATACGATAATGAACAAAATGATGAAATAAAGCTAATAAAGGAAGATGAATATATAGTTAAAGGAAGTACTAAAATAGACGAAGTAAATGAAATGTTAGAAACTAATATAGAATCAGAGGACTTTGATTCTATAGGAGGGTTTGTCATTGGAGAGGTTGGAAGATTTCCTAAAAAGGGTGAAATTATAGAATTTGATAATATAAAATTTATAATAGAGGAAATTGATAAGAATAGAATAAAGAAACTAAAAATATTAAAAAACTCTAATAAAAAGTCTCAAGGCGAGACTTTAGAGGGTGCGTAAAACAAGTAAATAAACTTTAATTTAAGACTGTAGGTGTATTTATAAAGTACATCTACAGTTTTTATTATATAACCTTTTAAAAATATAATCATATAATAAACTGAGATAAAAATAGTTAAAAATATTAATAGAGGTGATATCTTGGTTATTTATGTTGTAAAACCTGGAGATACTATATATTCTATAGGACAACGATATGGAATTAGTGCAAATAAAATAATAAAAGACAATGAAGTTAAAAATGTAAATAGTTTAGTAGTAGGTCAAACTTTAGTATTACTTCCAGATGACAAAGAGCATTTAGTATCAGCAGGTGAATCTCTTTATAGCATAGCAAAAGATTATGGTACAACAGTTCAAAGTATATTAGGTGCAAATCCAAGTATAACAAATCCTTCAGTAATTTCTGTAGGAGAAGTTATAAAAATACCTTCTACAAAAAAGATTGGAACTATAGAAGTAAATGGATATACTTATCCTAATATTAATATGGATGTTTTAAGAAAAACACTGCCTTATTTAACATACTTAAGTATATTTAATTACGAAGTTAAGGGAAATGGTGATTTATTTAATATACCTGATGAACAATTGATACAAGAAGCTCGAAAAGCAAAAGTAGCTCCTCTTATGGTAATTACAAATATAGATCATGGAGGAGGATTTAGTAGTGACATATTACATTCAATATTTAGCAGTAAAGAAATACAACAAAAACTAACAGATAATATAATACAAACTCTAAAATCAAAAAATTACCAAGGGTTAAATATAGATTTTGAATATGTTTATCCACAAGATAGGGAAAACTATAATAACTTTTTAACTACGCTTACAAAAACTCTAAATAACATGGGGTATATTGTTAATACAGCATTGGCACCAAAAACAAATGCAAATCAACCTGGAATACTGTATGAATCTCATGATTATAAATTTCATGGAAATACAGTAAATCATGTAATTATAATGACTTATGAATGGGGATATACTTATGGTCCTCCAATGGCAGTAGCACCTGTTAATCAAGTATCTAAAGTTCTTGGTTATGCAGTAACAGAAATACCTAGTAAAAAAGTATTTATGAGTATTCCTAATTATGGGTATGATTGGACACTACCATATGTAAAAGGGGTTGCTGCAAAAGTTGTATCAAATGTAGAAGCTGTAGATTTAGCAGTAAAAACGGGATCTGTAATACAATATGATAAAACTTCTGCATCACCATTCTTTAACTACTATGATAATTTAGGTAGAGGACATGTTGTGTGGTTTGAAGATGCAAGAAGTATAAATGAAAAATTAATGCTTATAAATAAATATAACCTTGGAGGAGTTAGTTATTGGACTATAGGAAAATATTTTCCACAAAATTGGTTAGTTCTAAATTCCTTATATGATGTAAAAAAAGTTATCTGATTATAATTACAAGTTCCAAATTACGAGGTTATATTATTTGGAACTTGTAAATTTTCACAAAATTATAAGATAAATTGAAGAAAAAAGTTATATTTAAATATAAAATAAAGAAAAATTAGTGTATAATGGTATTTAAGTATAGTTTTAGTTTGTAGAGGGGAGGAATAGAACATTGAATTATAGAAAAAGTTTTATAATTGTCATGTTAGTAAGTATAGTATCTGTATGTTTTGGAATAAAAGCCAATGCTTTAGATATAGATAATTCTAATGTAGATACTAATAAAACATGGAAGATAACGTTTAGTGATAAGATAAGTTATGATACTGCTGTAAAGCTTATAAAAGTTACTGATAGAAATGGAGAAAAAGTAAATGCTCGTTTGGAGTTATGTAATAATGGAAAAATAGTAAAGGTTAAATCACCTATAAGGGAATATGTTCAAGGGGAAAACTATTCTTTAAATATAGAAAAAGGAATATTTTCGAAAAATAAAGATAAAAAGTTAAAGGAATCTAAAAAGGTTGATTTTAAGGTGAAGTGTGAAAATCCTTTCAAAAATATGGTAAATATACAACCTGGAGATAGTGTGAAAGCTAGTGGTACAACGCAGTACATATTTAATAAAGTGCAGAAAATACCAGAATCTAAGGGGAAGACTTTGGAGGAAAATGGTTGGAAAGTACGAGTAATACAATATAATAAGTTAAAGGATATAAGAGGCTTAATTTCAAGTGGAGATAATGCACAGAGTATAGAACTACCATTTAAACTAAATGGATGGCTTGGAGTATGTGTTGGATATTTAAATGATACCGAAAAAATAAGGATAAAAGTTAAAGATAAAAATATAGATAATACTTATGTAAATTATAATTATAAAGAAGGA containing:
- a CDS encoding glycosyl hydrolase family 18 protein; the protein is MVIYVVKPGDTIYSIGQRYGISANKIIKDNEVKNVNSLVVGQTLVLLPDDKEHLVSAGESLYSIAKDYGTTVQSILGANPSITNPSVISVGEVIKIPSTKKIGTIEVNGYTYPNINMDVLRKTLPYLTYLSIFNYEVKGNGDLFNIPDEQLIQEARKAKVAPLMVITNIDHGGGFSSDILHSIFSSKEIQQKLTDNIIQTLKSKNYQGLNIDFEYVYPQDRENYNNFLTTLTKTLNNMGYIVNTALAPKTNANQPGILYESHDYKFHGNTVNHVIIMTYEWGYTYGPPMAVAPVNQVSKVLGYAVTEIPSKKVFMSIPNYGYDWTLPYVKGVAAKVVSNVEAVDLAVKTGSVIQYDKTSASPFFNYYDNLGRGHVVWFEDARSINEKLMLINKYNLGGVSYWTIGKYFPQNWLVLNSLYDVKKVI